A window of Methylomonas sp. 11b genomic DNA:
CGAACAAACCGCGTTACTGATAGGTGCAGGCGAAACCATAGAACTTACCGCCCGCCATCTATACCAGCACGGTATCGGCCGCATCATTATTGCCAATCGCACTTACGACAAAGCCCACGCTTTAGCCATGCAATTCAACGGCTACGCTATAAACCTAGCCGAGTTGCCGAATCATTTGGCGGAAGCCGATATTGTGGTGTCGTCCACCGCCAGCCAATTGCCGATACTTGGCAAAGGCCGCGTGGAAAGCGCGATCAAGATCCGCAAGCACAAACCGATGTTCATGGTTGATCTAGCCGTGCCGCGTGACATTGAGGCAGAGGTTGCACAACTGCGTGACGTGTATTTGTATACCGTCGACGACCTGCAAAACACCGTTAATCAAAACATGGACTCGCGCCGCCGCGCCGCCGAGCAGGCAGAAGAAATCATCGACACTCAAGTCGAACACTTTATGGCCTGGCTCCGCTCTCAAGGCGCGCAGGAAACCATCCGCGATTTCCGCACCCAGGCCGAGCAGACTCGCGACGAAGCCTTACAAAAGGCTTTAGCCCAACTCAACAGCGGCGCAGCTGCCGACGAAGTGTTGCAGCGCCTCGCCCACACCTTGACCAATAAATTGATCCACACTCCCTGCGCGCAATTGCGCGAGGCTGGCGCCAATGAGCGCCACGACCTGATCGCCGCTTCCCGCGAAATTTTCAAATTACGATAAGCCACTGAATGAAACCCTCGATACAAACCAAACTGGAAAACCTCGGCGAACGCTTCGAAGAAATCACCGCGTTATTGTCGCAACCGGAAGTACAAAGCAATCAAAACCAATTCCGCAGCCTAAGCCAGGAATACGCGCAGATCGAGCCACTGGTCGCCTGTTACAAAACCTATCAGGAAAACGAAGCCAATCTGGCATCGGCCCAGGAAATGGCCAAGGACAGCGACCCGGAACTGCGAGAAATGGCCAAGGAGGAAATTCAGGCTGCTGAAGCCCAACGCGAGGAATTGACACAACAGCTGCAAATCCTGCTGCTGCCAAAAGACCCGAACGACAACCGCAACGTGTTTCTAGAAGTCCGAGCCGGTACCGGTGGCGACGAAGCAGCAATTTTCTCCGGCGACCTGGCGCGTATGTATCAACGCTATGCGGAACGGCAAGGCTGGAGCACCGAGATCATCAACGAAAATCGCGGCGAACACGGCGGCTTTAAAGAAGTCATCATGCGCATCAGCGGCCAGAATGTTTACTCACAACTGAAATTCGAGTCGGGCACCCACCGCGTCCAACGCGTACCGGAAACCGAATCGCAAGGCCGCGTGCATACCTCGGCGTGCACCGTGGCGATCATGCCGGAGGTCGATGCGGTTGACGAAATCGACATTAACCCTGCGGATTTGCGCGTCGACACCTTCCGTGCCTCCGGCGCCGGCGGCCAGCACGTCAACCGTACCGAATCGGCCATCCGTATCACCCATATTCCGTCCGGCGTGGTCGTCGAATGTCAAGATGAACGCTCGCAGCATAAAAACCGCGCCCGCGCGATGTCGGTTTTGCAAGCGCGTTTGATGTCCGCCGCCCAGGAAAAGCAACACGCCGAGCAATCGGAAAGCCGTAAGTTGCAAGTCGGTAGCGGTGATCGTTCCGAGCGCATCCGCACCTATAACTACCCGCAAGGCCGCCTCACCGATCACCGCATCAATCTAACGCTCTACAAACTGGAAGAGATTATGGAAGGCGGACTGGAGCATGTGATTCAACCGCTGATACACGAACATCAGGCGGAATTATTGACACAGTTGGGAAATGTCTAAAAGCAATGACCATTCGCTCCTGAGCCTGCTGATCGCGGCAAACGAACAGCTAAGCACGACATCCGAAACCGCAATGCTTGACGCCGAAGTGTTGCTCTGCCACTGCCTGAACAAAAACCGTTCATTTATCCGGGCTTGGCCGGATCATCAACCCAGCGCGGAACAACTCGCTCAGTTTCAAGCACTGGTAAAGCAGCGCTCGCATGGCACACCAGTTGCCTACTTAACCGGCCAACGCGAATTCTGGTCGCGCAATTTCAAAGTCAGCCCGGATGTGTTGATTCCCCGCCCCGACACCGAATTGCTGGTCGAGCTCAGCCTATCGCTATTACCGACAGACCGGACCTGTAAAATCATCGATCTCGGCACCGGTTCCGGGATTATCGCCGTCACGCTGGCCGCCGAACGACCATTGACCCAAGTCTTTGCCTGCGAACTAAGCTCCGCAGCTTTAGAAGTCGCCCGATATAACGCGCAGCAACTCAACACCGGCAATGTGCGTTTTGTGCAGTCAAGTTGGTTCGACAACATCGAGGAAACAGGCTTTGATTTGGTAATTAGCAATCCACCCTACATCGCGGATAAAGACCCGCATTTGTACCAAGGCGATGTACGCTTCGAACCCAGCAGCGCTTTGATCAGCCCCGAAAACGGCCTGCAAGACATTCGGCAACTTGCCGAACAAGCCCTAGCGCATTTGAAAGACTATGGGCAATTATTGGTCGAACACGGCTACAATCAACAAACCGAGGTACAGGCCATTTTTAACGAATTGGGTTACCGACAGGTCAACACACATGCCGACTTATCCGGCAATCCTCGGGTGACATCAGGACTTTGGAACACATTATGAACAACAGCGAAATTTCTCTGCCGCGCAAGCTCACCAACCAGTTACTGCACTTGGCTCAGTTATCCCCGGATGCGGAGGTTTGCGGCCTAATCGGCGCGGACAGCACCGGCATGCCGGTGAGTTGTTATCCGGTGGCAAATAGCGCAGCCACCCCGGAGAACCGCTTTTTATTGGACGCCAGTCAGCAAATCGAAGCCATGCGCCAAATACGCGAAAAAGGCGAAACGCTATTTGCAATCTACCACTCGCACCCGCACACTCCGGCCCAGCCTTCACCGACCGACATCCAGGAAGCCAGCTATCCGGATGCGTTGCATTTGATCATTTCCTTAAATACCAAGGGCGTGTTGGAAATGCGCGGCTTTAAAATTGCCGGACAAAGCGTGGAAGAGCTGGGGTTGAGTCTGATTGAGATATGAAACTCAAAGGAAATATAGGATGTGCTGAACAACGTGAAGCGCATCGGGCGCGATTGATGCGCTTCGCTTTCGCTCAGCACATCCTACTACCCGCAAAGACTATTCCGAGTTAGTGCTCCCAAGAGGCCACATCTTCGATAGGTTCAAGATGGGTATCGATATCAATATTGTCGAACTTGTCCTTGATCTGCTGCTCAATGGCTTCCAGCAAATCATGGCCCTGCTGCACCGTCCAGCCACCCGGCACCAACACATGCACCGACATGAAACGCCTGGCGCCGGCGTAACGCGTCCGTAACGCATGATAAGCAATGCCATCGCCGGCCACATACTCATCAAGTACAGCGACAATTTCAGCGATTTCCGCCGGAGATAACGCCGCATCCAACAAGCCCGACACTGTCCGGCGAATCAATTGCAAGCCGGCCCAGACAATATTTAACGCCACTCCTATGGCAATAATCGGGTCGAGTATTTCCCAGCCATTCAGCCCCAATTGCCTGGCAAACGCCAGACTCGGCTCGAAACGGTTTGCCACCGAGATAATGGCGATACCGACCAAAATCCCGACTGTCGTCCAGACATCGGTCATCAAATGCTTACCGTCGGCTTCCAGGGTAATCGACTGCCGACGGCGGCCGACACCAATCAAAATTCGGGCAACCGCCAAGTTGATCAGGGAAGCAAACACCGAAACCGCAATACCCAGATCAAGTTGCTGTAGCGGCAGCGGATTCCATAATCGCTCCCAGGCCGCGTAGCCAATACTAAAAGCCGCCAGCAAAATCATGATGCCTTCCGCACCGCTGGAGAAATATTCTACTTTTTCATGCCCATAAGCATGCGTATCGTCAGGTGGCCGCGCAGAAATAGTCAGCACCACCAGCATGATGATCGCCGCCACCAAATTAATCAGCGACTCCAACGCATCGGACAGCAAGCCCACGGAATCGGTCAGCCAATAGGCGTAACTTTTTAGTGCGATGGTGCTGACGGCGGCAGCAATGGATAGCCAGCCATATCGGGCTAGAGATTGTTGTTCTGTCATAATATTGACGAAGTCTAAACGGACTATTAGTCTAGCAGACAGAGCCGTAGCAAGATTCATTTCCCATACTTTGATATCTTTGACGTGATAGTTCCAGATCGCATCCATAAAAAAACCGCCTGGAACGTTCAAGATCGAGGCGGTTTTTTTGATTTTACGCGAGGCTATCCTTGCCTCTCAAAGCTTGGCTTAGAAGTCAACTTGTCCGCGCAGTTCGAAGGCGTCAAGTTTGGAACCATCGTAGCCCGCACCGTTTGTTGGCGCAGTTAAGCTGCTGGTACCTGGGCGTTGAATTTCCAGAGCATGAATGTAGTTAGCCATCATCTTGATATGCGAATTTGGATACCAATTCAAACCAAACTTCGCCACGGCAGCTCGGCCACCTCTAACATTCTTATCATTCAAATCAAGATAGTCATAACCTGCGGCAACTTCCCAAGCACCCAAACCACCTTTCATGTCAAAGTGACGTTTAGGTTTCAAGCGATCCCACGCACCGGTTTTAGTCTTGTAAGCGCGAGACTCGCCGGTCAAGAAATAGCTAACATATCCGTAGTAACCATTGAGGCTTTCGTTGTTATTAACACGGCCAGAAAGGTCGGCTTGTATGTATTCGGCTTGAGCAGAAAAAGGACCGTAGACTAATGCAGATTCACCACCCATTCTGGTTATAGTGGAGACGTTGTCGAATATGCCTGTTCCAGTGTCGATGATAGCGGTTCTATCAACGTTGGTTATAGCTGCTTGATATCTCATAGCATTGTTGTTTCCAGCGTCATTCAAATAGCGCTGCGATCCAGACGCACCAACATGTAAAAACTTGGTTTTATCTTCAAACCAAGGTAACGCGGTAACACGGCCTGTCAGTTCCCAGCCCATATCTCCAGATCCGCCGTTACGGTTGTTATTGCCATTGCTGCCCCTAGAAGAGGTATACGCCCAACCGCCGCCAACGGGCTCAGTCATAATGGCGCCCGCAGCAGTCCAGCGAGGATCCGACCATGTCAAAGCAAAACCGGTTTTATAGGCATTTGGATTATCTGAAAACGCATTGACTGCCATGTTACGTTCGATGAAGGTCAGCCAACGGTTACTGGTCGCTTCTTCCAAACTGAAGGGCTCTTTGAACGAACCTACTTTTACCCCAAGCGGATCGTAACCTCTCCAATTGATGTAAGCATCAGTAATACCCGCTGCTACACCGGAGTTACCTCCGCGGCTAAAGTCATATTCAAATTTGTATTCCCAATCGTGATAATAGCTACCTTCAACACCGAGACGGGCACGTCTGATATTGGCACCATCGGCTAACTGTTGCGTGTCATTAGGTGTAGCTGTTGAGTTACTAATGGGTGACCCATCGGAAACATTCATTTGCGCATCAACCTGCATCCTGCCATTGATAGCCATTTCGAAGTTGCCATCCTTACTCTCGAATTTAATTCCTTTCTCGTTAAGCTCCAGTTCGCTGAATTTAGGATCTTTAATGTGCTCATCCAGCGCTTTCAACTCGTTGTTTTTCAAAGCCAAATCTTCCTTGATTTGTGCTATTTCAGCCTTCTGCGCTTGCGCTTCAGCTTTTTGCGCGGCGGTATCTTCGACTTTTTCAAATGAACCCAGCTTGGTCCGGCCCGGACCTGGCTCAGCAAAAATCTGCTTGGTTTTGGCATCAACATACAAATCCAGCGCCATCGCCTCGGCGCAAATACCCGAGCCCATAACGGCTGCTACTGCCAGGCTCAGCTTAGAAAGTCTCATCAAATTTCTCCAATAATTATATAAATCAATGCGTTACTCAAAGATCACAACGACCAGCGAGCTTGAGCGCATTGTATGGAGGCAATGTGACAACTTTATGACAAAACGAATTTAATTGGCCTATCCGTTGTTTTTTTGCGACAAAAACCGCATTCGAGAAAAGTCGATAGCCTATCTCTAGCTAATTATTGAGATCTTTTCGATTGGCTACTGTCACCTTTCAGCAACAGATATTCGAGGAATTGTAGGAAGCAGCTGCAATTGCCTAAGCGCACTTAGACAGTGGGATAGAACAATTTAAAAATGACTTCGAATTCGTCGCTGATTTTATCGAGGATGAAACTGATTTGTTCGGGCGTCAGATTCAAAGCATTGACAGCGTGGGCATCGTAGGGATTTTCGATTCGACTTAAGCAGTTGGCCAGCCTGACCATGGCAGCCAGATCGGCGTAAGGCCCGATCAGATCAGGAAAGCAATGCAAGCGAATACTTTCCACGATAACGTCCGGTAACATCCATTGTTTGCACAACTCGGCACCGGCCTGAAAGTGGTCAAAGCCGATCACGTTCTGCTCCACCGTGACCTCTTCGTCCACCGCGAGCGGGATTTGCGATTGCAGTAATAAGTCGACTTCCCGGGCCAATACCGGAATCCGCCGATAAAACACCAATTGCCCGATGTTGTGGACCAAGCCGCACAGAAACGCGGTGTCGGCATAGTGCTTGCCGAAATGAATATCCAACTCGCGTGCAATCAACGCGCAGCGCAAATTTCTGGCCCAAAAATCGTGTATAGAGAAATGTTGTCCCGGTAAATCGGAAAAGCGTTCGACAATCAAGGTACCCAGCACCAGATTCTGCAACTCACGGGTTCCAATCATGGTAATGGCTTTGGCAATCGAACTGATTTGGGATGGAAAACCATAAAAAGCACTATTCACTATCTTCAGTAGCTTTACCGCCAATGCCGCATCGGCTTCGATCACCACAGCCGCGTCTTTCGCGGTCTTATTCGGATCTTCGACTATTTTTTTTAACAAAAAATAGGCATTCGGCGGCGAGGCGAGTTGTAAATCACCTCTAAGCAAATCGGCAACAGTCAATGTGGACGGTGAGTAAGCTATCATCAATAATTCTAAAAAATTAAATTTACACCTATACTGAAAACCAATAGCATAGAAATAGCATTAAAGGCTGCGCTTAAACCTAGACCAATTATATGAAAATACAAGCTTATTAAATGCCGGCCTCCTCCTGACCATGCTGACAGCTCCCGATTTTATGCCAATACCTGGATGGTATTAGATGATTGCCAATGACGCGCTCAAAGAAAAACTGATTGTCGTTGCGGAGCATAATGAAGTCTCTGCTCAAAAAATCGCATCCACATTGAAAGCCAAAGGCTTTACCGATATTCGTATAGCTGAAAATGGCGAACAAATATACGAAATATTGAAGCCTTACGCCGATCAACCCGACAGAATCGGTCTGATCGTGCTGAACGCAATGTTGCCGCTTTGCCATCCTCGGGAGATGTGTCAAAGCTTATCCAGCGCCAACTCGGTATCAGTCATCCCGGTGGTGATTCTGAACGACGACTGCTTTGACTGCGACCTTGATCGGTGTCAGCCGCAACAAGACAATTGCTTAACTTATAAAATCAATACGCCGGTTAACACCCAGGAGCTGATACTTGCAGTAAAGTTTTTGCTGAGCCTGAAACAGGAACGCCAATTGCGTCACCGTCAGGAAGAACAATTGATCAATGAATTAGCCGCCAAAAACGTTATCGATGCGAAACTGAAGTTTCTGGTCGCGCACGACGAATTAACCGGTTTATTTAACCGCAGTAGTTTCGAGCGCCAACTGAGATTGGTGCTAAATCATAGCAATAAAGCGCAAAAAGACGGGTCGTTATTGTTCATTGATGTAGACCGCTTCAGCCTGATTAACGAACTGGAAGGCTTTGAAGTGGGTGATCGTTTACTGGTTGAAATGGCCATTCTGGTCCGAAAACTATTACCGGCCGGCAGTTTATTCGCCCGTATCGGTGCCGACGAGTTTTGTTTATTCCTGGAAAACAAAACCAAAAAGCAAGCACAGATTCTCGCAGAAACCATCAAAACCACCGTGGACAACTTCCGTTTCTTCACCGGAGAAGTATCTTACAGCGCCTCGGTGTCCATCGGCATCGCCGCCCTGGACAATACCGTTTCCGCGTTCCATCCGGGCGAAATGATTTTACATGCGCGCCAAGCTTGCAACTTTGCAAAAAGCACCGGCAGAGACAAAATCTGCGTTTACAACAGCGATGATCTAATCGTCAAGGAAAGACGCCGGGACATTTATTGGGTGCCGTTGATTCGCAAGGCCTTGCGGGATAATCAGCTATTTCTGGTGTTCCAGCCTGTGGTGCAGTTGTCGGACGGCAATGTCTCTCACTACGAAGTGTTGTTGCGTATGCGCGGCGAAGGCAATGAAGTCATCACGCCGGATCAGTTTATTCCGGTGGCGGAAAGAACCGGCTTGATTCACGCGATAGACCTTTGGGTCGTTGAAAACGCCATCGACTTTCTGGCGGCACTACCCAGTTACATGTCTTATATTTCCCTGGCCGTAAACCTTTCAAGTACCGCGTTTCAATATCCGGATTTACTATCCACTATTAAGGATAAACTGGAAATGACCTGGATAGACGCCAACCGTTTAACCTTCGAAATTACTGAAACAGCCGCCGTGGACAATTTTGAAAAAACCCGGCACATGATTAACAAAATAAGAGCCTTGGGTTGCAAATTCGCTCTGGACGATTTCGGCGCCGGCTTTTGTTCGTTCAACTATCTCAAAACCTTTCCGGTCGATTACGTGAAAATCGACGGTCAATTCATCAGAAACCTGCTCGACAACGAAACCGACCAGATACTCGTCAAATCCATGGTGGAAATTGCCTCAAAACTCGGCAAGAAAACCATCGCCGAATTCGTCGAATCGGCAGGTACAGCGATAAAGCTGAAAGAAATCGGCGTCAATTTCGGCCAGGGCTACGCATTCGGCAAACCCGAGCAGAATCTACTGGATGGCCAGAAGGTTTCGCTGAACCTTTTGCTGGGTAGCAGCCAGGTAGCCAGTTTAATCACTTGAAACGGATTAAACATAATTCGCGAACTTTTCGGCAAATGGGGTATTAGTTTACCGACTTGACTAGCTCTGGTATATTCGCCCGCGGAGTTTAAAACGTGTCATCACATTGTTCTGAATCTTAATAAATAAAACAAACAAAGGGGAAGGGTTATGGCTGAATTGCTTTTTATAGCGACGACTATTTTTGTAGCTTATGTAGTATTTGTAGTGATGGGCGGCAAAAAAGAAAAACCGGAAACAAGTAAACCCGAGCCCGCCAAGCCGGCAATCCAAACCGAACTGGCACCACCTCCTCCCGCAGCTGTAAAAACCACCGCAAAACCCGCTCCAGCCAAAGCCGCCACACCCAAACCCGCCGCCCCCAAAGCCAGTAAATCCGCCCCGGCCAAAAAAGCCGCCGCAGATTCTCCAACACCCGCTGTCGATAGCCTGAAAAACCCAAGCACAGGTGAAGTCGCTAAAGTTCCAGCCAGCTATGCCTTTGCCAAACGCTGGATCAAAGATGCATTAGTAGAAGAAGGCTTGCTGGACAAAGTGTATAAAAACAACGAACTGGACGACGCCGCAAACGCCAAAATCCAAGCCGCGCTGCAACAACTGAAAGGCATGAGCAAATATCAATAGGGATATTTCGAGTTATTTAGGCGAGTAGTAGGCTCCTACTCGCTTACAATCGATTTTTGTTATTCCAGACCCAACTTTTTCAAGCGATACCGTAGCGAGCGAAAACTTAGGCCCAAGTATTTAGCAGTGGCGGTTTTGTTCCACCGATTTTCCTCCAGCGCGGCGCTCAAGGCTTTTTTCTCAATATCTTCGAGATAAGTTTCCAGCGACATCTTCTCCGCATCAAAATCTTCGACCGCCGCCAACTCCATCCCCAACGGCAGGTTCAAATCGTCGGTTTCGATCACGCCGCCATCGTGCAGGGCCAGCGCCCGCTCCAGTATATTTTCCAGCTCCCGAACATTGCCGGGGAAATAGTAGTGCTTTAACGCATTTAGCGCCGAGTCGCTCAGCTTGGGTAAAGCCATACCGTTAGCGTTGGCCAACCCCACCAATAAGTGCTCGGTAAGCTGAGGAATATCGGCAGGCCGGGCGCGCAAGGGCGGCAAACTCAGTTCGATGACATTGATCCTGTAATACAAGTCTTGTCTGAAACTGCCTTCTTGGACCATTTTGGCCAAATCCTTGTGGGTTGCGCTCAATAAGCGCACATCGACGGCGACTTCGCGCTGCTCGCCAACCGGACGGACTTTTTTCTCCTGAATCGCCCGCAACAATTTAACTTGCAGTGGTAAAGGCAAATCGGCCACTTCATCCAAAAACAAGGTGCCGCCATCGGCCGCTTGAAACAATCCCTGCTTGTCGGCTACCGCGCCGGTGAAACTGCCTTTTTTATGGCCGAAGAATTCGCTTTCCATCAATTCGGGAGGAATCGCGCCGCAGTTGATCGCAATAAACGGCTTATCGCCGCGCGGGCTTTGCTGATGTATCAATCTGGCCACCAACTCTTTCCCCGAACCGGACTCGCCGCTGATATAAACCGGCGCCTGATTGCGAGCCACCTTGTCGATCTTCGAACGAATGGCACACATCAGCGCCGACTCGCCGAGCAAGATGTCGCGGGTGCGCCGCTCTTTGTCGGAAACCCGAGTCAGCGAAGCTTGCAACGCATGGCTGACCAACTGCCGCAATACCGCCAGATCGACCGGCTTGGACAGGAAGTCGAAGGCACCCTTTTTCATGGCTTTAATCGCAATATCCATGCTGCCATGCGCAGTAATTACCGCTACCGGCAATTGCAAACCGATGGTTTGGATGTAATCGACCAAATCCAGCCCGTCGCCGTCCGGCAGCCTCATATCGGTGAGACACAAATCAAACATTTCGCCCGCCAACAACTGTTTGGCCTCGGCCAAATTGGCCGCGCAACGGGTTTGAATGTGCATCCGGTTTAGGGTTATTTCGAGTAATTCTCTGATGTCGGGCTCGTCGTCGACAACCAGTGTGACAGGCATATTCATATTTCAATAACAGCGTGATCGGCATTAGCCAGCAACAAAGTGAAACAAGGTTTTCCGGAACTGCTAGCGTAACTTAACTCCGCTTGATTCAGTTCGGCCAATTCCCTGGAAATATACAAACCTAAGCCGGTACCTTGGTGAGAGGTGGTAAAGAACGGTTCGAACAAATGCTGCCGATGCTCAGTGGCAATTCCGGCACCATTATCGATAATTTTAATACACGGCGCATCCTGCACCAGGGAGACTTCAAGCACGATAGGCCCTAGCTCAGGCCTACCGTATTGCAGCGCATTGGCGCAGAGATTGTCGAGAATTTGCTTCAAGTGACCGCTATCGATACAGGCATTCAAGCCTTGCGCCTTAAAAACCAATTTAAAACACTCCGCCCGCTCACCCAGATTCAATTTTTGGTCGTTAATGTAGGCCGGTAACCACTGATCCAAAGCGATTTTTTGTTTCTGCGACGGGTTGCGCCGAGACAACTTGAGAATATCCTCGATGATGCTGTTTACGCGCTGACAATGATGCTGAATGATTTCCGTCAGCCGCAGTTCCTGCACATCCAGATCCGGCGCTTCGGATAGCAATTGCCCGGCATGACTAATTGCACTGAGCGGATTGCGAATTTCATGGGCAATACTGGCGGTCAACCTGCCTAGAGACGCCAGCTTGCTCTGTTGTAAGCGTTGGTTATACAAAGCAATGTCCTCGAAAATCAGCATATACAGGGCTTCGTCATCCATACTCAACTCGGAAAATCGCACTTGCACTTCGTTGCGATTGGCTAATTGGATAATGGCAAAATCCTGGTCCCGATTGGCGCGCCACAACTCGAAAGCCTTCCTCAGCTCAGGCGCCACCTCGGCAAGTTCCTCCGGGTGCAACACCAAGCCCAACAACCGCAACGCCGATTGATTGGACAGCTGAGTCACCTGCCGCTCATCGACGATCATGATGCCCGATTGCAAATGCTGGATGATATAGCGGTTAAGACTTTCCAGCCTGGCGATAGTCTGCTCGTGCCGTCTGGCCAAAACCGCCGATTGTTCGGCGCGCTGCGCCAATATTACCGACAAAAATGCTATCGAAAAAAACGACACCCCCAGCATGCCGGCATAGGTCATGGTGGTATTTTCGAAAGCATGCGTTTCTATCGCATACACTTCTTCAGCCAGAATCGCCAGACTAGCCAAGGCTGCAAACAACATCGCGCAG
This region includes:
- a CDS encoding sigma-54-dependent transcriptional regulator translates to MNMPVTLVVDDEPDIRELLEITLNRMHIQTRCAANLAEAKQLLAGEMFDLCLTDMRLPDGDGLDLVDYIQTIGLQLPVAVITAHGSMDIAIKAMKKGAFDFLSKPVDLAVLRQLVSHALQASLTRVSDKERRTRDILLGESALMCAIRSKIDKVARNQAPVYISGESGSGKELVARLIHQQSPRGDKPFIAINCGAIPPELMESEFFGHKKGSFTGAVADKQGLFQAADGGTLFLDEVADLPLPLQVKLLRAIQEKKVRPVGEQREVAVDVRLLSATHKDLAKMVQEGSFRQDLYYRINVIELSLPPLRARPADIPQLTEHLLVGLANANGMALPKLSDSALNALKHYYFPGNVRELENILERALALHDGGVIETDDLNLPLGMELAAVEDFDAEKMSLETYLEDIEKKALSAALEENRWNKTATAKYLGLSFRSLRYRLKKLGLE
- a CDS encoding sensor histidine kinase, with the translated sequence MLSSSVDTIYPCPFSKGYGIPVRQAWLMLKIFALYRFITASLFVMLFYLRFGPSLLGSYDASLYQFTSVAYLGISLIAAPVAFRPRWAYASLAQLFIFTDIVFITLLMHASGGIGSGIGILLAISIAAGGLLIGGRCAMLFAALASLAILAEEVYAIETHAFENTTMTYAGMLGVSFFSIAFLSVILAQRAEQSAVLARRHEQTIARLESLNRYIIQHLQSGIMIVDERQVTQLSNQSALRLLGLVLHPEELAEVAPELRKAFELWRANRDQDFAIIQLANRNEVQVRFSELSMDDEALYMLIFEDIALYNQRLQQSKLASLGRLTASIAHEIRNPLSAISHAGQLLSEAPDLDVQELRLTEIIQHHCQRVNSIIEDILKLSRRNPSQKQKIALDQWLPAYINDQKLNLGERAECFKLVFKAQGLNACIDSGHLKQILDNLCANALQYGRPELGPIVLEVSLVQDAPCIKIIDNGAGIATEHRQHLFEPFFTTSHQGTGLGLYISRELAELNQAELSYASSSGKPCFTLLLANADHAVIEI